The proteins below come from a single Tissierella sp. MB52-C2 genomic window:
- a CDS encoding ImmA/IrrE family metallo-endopeptidase, with product MRDDLPYQYEKLVLAHELRHVLLHIEVTKSAYNSKLINRGKLEKQADYFALKLLDISIDEISYEGYTQEQIAEDLYITERSINYF from the coding sequence ATTAGAGATGATCTTCCTTATCAGTATGAAAAACTTGTTTTAGCCCATGAACTTAGACACGTCCTATTACATATTGAAGTAACCAAATCTGCTTATAATAGTAAGCTTATAAATAGAGGAAAATTAGAAAAGCAGGCTGATTATTTTGCTTTAAAACTTTTAGATATTAGCATAGATGAGATTTCTTATGAAGGATATACTCAAGAACAAATAGCTGAAGATTTATATATTACCGAAAGAAGTATAAATTATTTTTAA
- a CDS encoding LysM domain-containing protein produces the protein MFQNPTQAFPYTIQPYDTLSLLAQRYNTTIYDIASANLDIDLNNLHTGQVIHICPEPEYNYYYSNFNILSTGMNATKLYLNNQFRLLWMQHAVWTRLAIVSIVFDLPDVDFVIKRLLRNPKDFESALKPFYGDQIASQLANLLTNHLVLAAQLVKEAKAGNEEAAAETERRWYENTDKIAAFLVSINPYWSEEEWKSMLYEHLALTKSEAVYMLEKRYEDSITVYDTIEIQALEMADVMVEGIIKQFLNHCTH, from the coding sequence ATGTTTCAAAATCCAACACAAGCATTTCCTTATACAATTCAACCATATGATACATTATCTCTATTAGCTCAAAGATACAATACTACCATTTATGATATTGCGTCTGCAAATCTAGATATAGATTTAAATAATCTCCACACCGGTCAAGTCATTCACATATGCCCTGAACCTGAATATAATTATTACTACTCAAACTTTAATATTCTTTCTACAGGAATGAATGCAACAAAATTATATTTAAACAATCAATTTCGTCTGCTCTGGATGCAACACGCTGTTTGGACCAGACTAGCTATCGTTAGTATTGTTTTCGATTTGCCAGATGTAGACTTTGTTATAAAACGTCTTCTCAGAAACCCTAAAGACTTCGAATCAGCTCTAAAACCTTTTTATGGAGATCAAATCGCCTCCCAGCTTGCTAATCTACTTACAAACCATCTTGTCCTCGCCGCCCAACTTGTAAAGGAAGCCAAAGCAGGTAATGAAGAAGCAGCTGCTGAAACTGAAAGAAGATGGTATGAAAACACAGATAAAATTGCCGCTTTTCTTGTTAGTATCAATCCATATTGGTCTGAGGAAGAATGGAAATCCATGCTGTATGAACACTTGGCACTAACTAAATCTGAGGCTGTTTACATGCTTGAAAAAAGGTATGAGGATAGCATTACAGTATATGATACCATTGAGATACAAGCTTTAGAAATGGCTGATGTGATGGTAGAAGGTATTATTAAACAATTCCTGAATCATTGCACACACTAG
- a CDS encoding recombinase family protein, which produces MTKNIVSDDYLMYLRKSRKDMEAELNGEGETLKRHEKILTELSNKMGIYIPEENIFREVVSGETIASRPEMQKVLSLVESGTKKGVFVMEVERLARGDTIDQGIVAQTFKYSNTKIITPMKIYDPSNEFDEEYFEFGLFMSRREYKTTNRRLQRGRKQSIAEGKYVHSVAPYGYRRVKLQHEKGYTLDIIPQESKIVKLIYEWYTKGQLRENGAYERIGISIIANNLNKMKTPTRKGGYWTTSTIRGILSNPIYIGMIKDGFRPQVKKVVDGEIVIERPRAKKDDITLIRGLHPPIIENHTFDLAQEYLSENPALPVPARYKIMNPLAGIVVCKMCNRKMKRRPYNGDYPDTLMCDGPTCTNVSSHLYLVEQRLLDALDLWLKEHKLKYKKQKKKNNNNLENEILNKTIQDLDSKLETLNNQLNSMYDLLEQGVYSTEVFMKRSKLVSTKIGSLKKDRNNLLKKINLQEDKELHEEILIPKIENIIKSYWTLNEPADKNKLLKEVIEKALYCKTASGRWHNQPDDFELEIYLKLSR; this is translated from the coding sequence ATGACTAAAAACATCGTATCGGATGACTACTTAATGTACCTAAGAAAATCAAGAAAAGACATGGAAGCGGAGCTTAATGGTGAAGGTGAAACTTTAAAGAGGCATGAGAAAATTCTTACTGAGTTATCCAACAAGATGGGAATATATATTCCAGAAGAAAATATATTTAGAGAAGTTGTATCTGGTGAGACTATTGCTTCAAGGCCAGAGATGCAGAAGGTCCTTTCATTAGTTGAAAGTGGGACTAAAAAAGGTGTGTTTGTAATGGAAGTGGAACGTTTGGCTCGTGGTGATACTATAGACCAGGGTATTGTTGCCCAGACCTTTAAATACTCTAATACCAAAATCATTACTCCTATGAAAATATATGATCCTTCTAATGAATTTGATGAGGAATACTTTGAGTTTGGTTTGTTTATGTCTAGGAGAGAGTACAAGACCACCAACAGGCGTTTACAACGTGGAAGGAAACAATCTATAGCAGAGGGGAAGTATGTCCACTCTGTAGCTCCCTATGGCTATAGGAGAGTTAAATTGCAACATGAAAAAGGATATACATTGGATATAATACCTCAAGAATCTAAAATAGTTAAATTAATATATGAATGGTACACAAAGGGCCAATTACGAGAAAACGGAGCATATGAAAGAATTGGCATATCAATTATAGCTAATAACTTGAATAAAATGAAAACACCCACTAGAAAAGGTGGATACTGGACTACTTCCACTATTAGAGGAATTTTAAGTAACCCAATTTATATTGGAATGATTAAAGATGGTTTTAGACCACAGGTTAAAAAAGTTGTTGATGGCGAGATAGTCATAGAGCGACCTAGGGCAAAGAAAGATGATATTACTTTAATACGAGGGCTGCATCCTCCCATTATTGAAAATCATACTTTTGATTTAGCCCAAGAATATCTTTCAGAAAATCCAGCACTACCAGTACCGGCTAGATATAAAATAATGAACCCCCTCGCAGGAATAGTTGTATGTAAAATGTGTAATAGAAAAATGAAGAGAAGGCCATATAATGGAGATTATCCTGATACTTTGATGTGTGATGGACCAACTTGCACTAATGTAAGCTCACATCTTTATTTAGTAGAACAAAGGTTATTAGATGCTTTAGATTTATGGCTTAAAGAACATAAATTAAAATATAAAAAACAAAAAAAGAAAAATAATAATAATCTAGAGAACGAAATACTAAATAAAACTATACAAGACTTAGATAGTAAATTAGAAACTCTTAATAATCAATTGAATAGTATGTATGATTTATTAGAGCAAGGTGTATATTCTACTGAAGTATTTATGAAGAGATCCAAACTAGTATCTACAAAAATAGGCTCTCTAAAAAAAGATAGGAATAATTTATTAAAGAAAATAAACCTACAAGAAGATAAGGAATTACATGAGGAAATATTAATTCCTAAAATAGAAAATATTATTAAATCTTATTGGACACTAAACGAACCTGCGGATAAAAATAAACTATTAAAAGAAGTAATAGAAAAAGCTCTCTATTGTAAAACTGCAAGTGGAAGATGGCATAATCAACCTGATGATTTTGAACTAGAGATCTACCTGAAATTATCCAGGTAG
- a CDS encoding 2'-5' RNA ligase family protein, with product MHGIVSLLPQPYYEEVENIWNELEKEIGLSGIRVTPYPHFSWQIAESYDIDKLINVFEDIAVCTKPFKVKTTGIGLFTGKSPVIFIPVVKDAQLLKFHYSVWERLKQVGEDISDYYSPQSWIPHISLAYEDVTKENIEKLLKKLSFIDFSWSFEVDNISFIYEPNGQIGELKYRIDFKR from the coding sequence ATGCATGGTATAGTATCATTGCTGCCTCAACCTTATTATGAAGAGGTTGAAAACATATGGAATGAGTTAGAAAAAGAAATTGGATTAAGTGGAATTAGGGTTACACCATATCCACATTTTTCATGGCAAATTGCAGAAAGCTACGATATAGACAAATTAATAAATGTATTTGAAGATATTGCAGTATGTACAAAACCATTTAAAGTAAAAACAACGGGGATAGGATTGTTTACTGGAAAATCCCCAGTTATTTTTATACCCGTAGTTAAAGATGCTCAACTATTGAAGTTCCATTATTCTGTTTGGGAAAGATTAAAACAAGTAGGAGAAGATATAAGTGATTATTATAGTCCACAATCGTGGATTCCTCATATTAGTTTAGCATATGAGGATGTTACAAAAGAAAATATAGAAAAATTATTAAAAAAACTATCATTTATAGATTTTAGTTGGAGCTTTGAAGTAGATAATATTTCATTTATTTATGAGCCAAATGGACAAATAGGGGAACTAAAATATAGAATTGATTTCAAAAGATAG
- a CDS encoding manganese efflux pump MntP family protein, producing MSLLELFIIAVGLSMDAFAVAICKGLSMNKISIKKAGIVGLYFGVFQSGMPLIGYFLGVKFHNKITSMDHWIAFILLGLIGITMIRESRRGKCEIEVNSQTDEDTNEFLDFKNMSVLALATSIDALAVGVTFAFLNVNITSAISFIGIVTFILSMIGVKIGNVFGSAYKSKAEFIGGLILILMGFKILLSHVGIIAFR from the coding sequence ATGAGTTTGCTTGAATTGTTTATTATTGCAGTTGGTTTATCAATGGATGCATTTGCAGTCGCCATTTGCAAAGGGTTATCTATGAATAAGATTAGTATTAAAAAAGCTGGAATCGTAGGCTTGTATTTTGGAGTATTCCAATCAGGAATGCCTTTGATTGGATATTTTCTTGGGGTAAAGTTTCACAATAAAATTACATCTATGGATCACTGGATAGCATTTATACTGCTTGGACTTATTGGAATAACCATGATTCGAGAGTCAAGAAGAGGTAAATGTGAGATTGAAGTTAATTCTCAAACTGATGAGGATACTAATGAATTTCTTGATTTTAAAAATATGTCTGTTTTAGCATTGGCAACAAGTATTGATGCCTTAGCAGTAGGAGTTACCTTTGCTTTTCTTAACGTAAATATTACTTCAGCAATTTCATTTATTGGAATTGTTACTTTTATATTATCAATGATTGGTGTAAAGATAGGTAATGTATTCGGTTCAGCTTACAAATCAAAAGCAGAATTTATAGGTGGATTAATTTTAATACTTATGGGTTTTAAGATTTTACTTAGTCATGTAGGAATAATCGCTTTTAGATGA
- a CDS encoding DUF2383 domain-containing protein: MDNNLETIKSLNELLQGEYMAIESFNNFISRLEDEKMRKSFQDIQKQHRENVEILANYIQNIGGQPDENLGMKGKMGDIMLNMELGPDSIDNEIIKKAIEGETKGVNMAEKVLRGKLDEKSRDIAGEILENDRRSIEKLKNSNKH, from the coding sequence TTGGACAATAACCTAGAAACAATAAAATCACTTAATGAGCTATTGCAAGGAGAATACATGGCAATAGAAAGTTTTAATAATTTTATATCTAGATTAGAAGATGAGAAGATGAGAAAGAGTTTTCAGGATATTCAAAAACAGCACAGGGAGAATGTAGAGATATTAGCAAACTACATTCAGAACATAGGAGGTCAGCCAGATGAAAACCTTGGAATGAAGGGGAAAATGGGTGATATTATGCTTAATATGGAGCTAGGACCAGATTCAATAGATAATGAAATTATTAAAAAAGCCATAGAGGGAGAAACAAAAGGAGTTAATATGGCAGAAAAAGTATTAAGAGGTAAATTAGATGAGAAGTCACGAGATATAGCAGGTGAGATACTAGAAAATGATAGAAGGTCAATAGAGAAATTAAAAAATTCAAATAAGCACTAG
- a CDS encoding GNAT family N-acetyltransferase translates to MNSELSLYEVKLEEEIDLFWQRRNQYMREDIIPNCTLGTPIDEDAEKWFFSREYKNHIMMLFNREEDQLKILFFKINNKYVGFCVYVTYISEDGKCFIVDYCIDLNHRNQGLGKQFFYLLKDHVIEKGAKYFALNLSNENNQKFWKSLGFEKGSADEFGNDIYFNKISMD, encoded by the coding sequence ATGAATTCAGAGTTGAGTTTATATGAGGTTAAATTGGAGGAAGAGATTGATTTGTTTTGGCAAAGAAGAAATCAATATATGAGAGAAGATATAATTCCTAATTGTACATTAGGAACTCCAATAGATGAAGATGCGGAAAAATGGTTTTTTTCAAGAGAATATAAAAATCATATAATGATGCTTTTCAATAGAGAAGAAGATCAATTGAAAATCTTATTTTTTAAAATAAATAATAAATATGTTGGATTTTGTGTTTATGTAACTTATATTTCAGAGGACGGCAAGTGTTTCATAGTTGATTATTGTATAGATTTGAATCATAGAAATCAAGGTCTAGGCAAGCAGTTTTTTTATCTTCTAAAAGATCATGTGATTGAGAAGGGAGCTAAATATTTCGCACTTAATCTATCCAACGAGAACAATCAAAAGTTTTGGAAATCTTTAGGATTTGAAAAGGGATCTGCTGATGAATTTGGAAATGATATTTATTTTAACAAGATAAGTATGGATTAA
- a CDS encoding helix-turn-helix transcriptional regulator, whose protein sequence is MQNTLGKRIKFLREEKEISQLEFSKILNINNSTLSQYEAGNRMPGDEIKKKIAEYFNVSLDYLMGASNVKNPYKDKEEQNLVPEEFVNSAEARAYVNKHQIFVSGGFDSDKLDDNEILEFANALLEQMKMVSYKYKK, encoded by the coding sequence ATGCAAAATACATTAGGTAAAAGAATAAAATTCTTGAGAGAAGAAAAGGAGATTTCTCAATTAGAGTTTTCAAAAATATTAAATATAAATAACTCAACACTTTCTCAATATGAAGCTGGAAATAGAATGCCAGGGGATGAAATAAAAAAGAAAATAGCCGAATATTTTAATGTATCACTTGATTATTTGATGGGAGCATCTAATGTAAAAAATCCTTATAAGGACAAAGAGGAGCAGAACTTAGTCCCTGAAGAATTCGTAAATTCAGCTGAAGCTCGTGCATATGTAAATAAACATCAAATATTTGTCTCTGGAGGATTTGATTCCGATAAACTAGATGATAATGAGATTTTAGAATTTGCTAATGCTTTGTTGGAACAGATGAAGATGGTTAGCTATAAATATAAGAAGTAG
- a CDS encoding aspartyl-phosphate phosphatase Spo0E family protein, whose protein sequence is MNNKATTEKLVKEIEITRIKLHNLISEKSYNLLDSEVIKLSQLLDKLLSEYEDLK, encoded by the coding sequence TTGAACAACAAAGCTACAACTGAAAAACTCGTTAAAGAAATTGAAATAACTAGAATTAAACTTCACAATTTAATATCGGAGAAGAGTTACAATCTTCTTGATTCTGAGGTAATCAAACTAAGTCAATTACTAGACAAGCTCTTGTCTGAGTATGAGGATTTAAAATAA
- a CDS encoding DUF1259 domain-containing protein, which yields MAEIKRDIYSDNLHRYDYDEMGEELIDQNTRGNNGLCQRSANILNASILTSEEDLCVVIFNRDIEAEIAGRPTRSPLALAALFSFESMDNIGRILNLGETVILQKEINPFITALRERGIEVTALHNHWLFDRPRLFYIHFFSIEHPITFAKKVAEALRVLRS from the coding sequence ATGGCTGAAATCAAAAGAGATATTTATAGCGACAATTTGCATAGATATGATTATGATGAAATGGGAGAAGAACTGATTGATCAGAATACAAGAGGTAATAATGGACTTTGCCAAAGGTCTGCAAATATATTAAATGCTTCTATATTAACATCAGAAGAGGATCTATGTGTAGTAATATTTAATAGAGATATTGAAGCTGAAATTGCAGGAAGACCTACAAGAAGTCCTTTGGCATTAGCAGCATTGTTTTCTTTTGAATCTATGGATAACATAGGTAGGATCTTAAATTTAGGGGAAACAGTAATACTTCAAAAAGAAATAAATCCTTTTATAACCGCTTTAAGGGAAAGAGGAATTGAAGTAACTGCTTTGCATAACCACTGGTTATTTGATAGGCCAAGGCTATTTTATATTCATTTCTTTTCTATAGAACATCCAATAACTTTTGCAAAAAAAGTTGCTGAGGCTCTTCGAGTATTAAGATCTTAA
- a CDS encoding YmaF family protein — protein sequence MHEFEGSTMLAEECDDRHNHRFAGVTGEPIFFSNGNHRHELFTNTDFFENHHHQIERLTGPAIDVGNGKHVHFARVRTTVNDDHFHLAQFATLIENPLL from the coding sequence GTGCATGAGTTTGAAGGTAGTACAATGTTAGCAGAAGAATGTGATGATAGACACAACCATCGTTTCGCTGGAGTTACTGGCGAACCAATCTTCTTCTCTAATGGTAACCATAGGCATGAATTATTTACTAATACCGATTTCTTTGAAAATCACCATCATCAGATTGAAAGACTAACTGGTCCAGCTATCGATGTGGGCAACGGAAAACACGTACACTTCGCAAGAGTAAGAACTACAGTAAATGACGATCATTTCCATCTAGCTCAATTTGCTACTTTAATAGAAAACCCTTTATTATAA
- a CDS encoding DUF1064 domain-containing protein: protein MDIKGVETKEFKIKKKLFEYKYRD, encoded by the coding sequence GTGGATATAAAGGGAGTTGAGACTAAAGAATTTAAAATCAAGAAAAAACTATTTGAATATAAGTATCGTGACTAA
- a CDS encoding peptidoglycan-binding protein, producing MKKRRITSLMLAATIALTPATTLGHPGKTDSNGGHKDNKNKSGLGSYHYHCGGNPAHLHSDGVCPYSSSSAKSSTSSTKKSSTSTADKKAEIKKIQEKLNELGYDCGKADGIAGEKTKEAIKAFQKDNGLTADRIAGTKTKETLGI from the coding sequence ATGAAAAAAAGAAGAATCACATCATTAATGTTAGCTGCTACAATAGCACTAACACCTGCTACTACTTTAGGACATCCAGGTAAGACAGACTCAAATGGCGGGCATAAGGATAATAAAAATAAAAGTGGTTTAGGTAGTTATCACTATCATTGTGGAGGTAATCCTGCTCATTTACATAGTGATGGTGTTTGTCCTTATAGTAGTAGTTCTGCTAAATCTAGTACAAGCAGTACAAAGAAATCTTCTACGTCTACAGCTGATAAAAAGGCAGAGATTAAAAAAATCCAAGAGAAGCTTAATGAACTAGGATATGACTGTGGAAAGGCTGATGGCATAGCTGGAGAAAAAACTAAAGAAGCTATAAAAGCATTTCAAAAAGATAATGGTCTTACTGCAGATAGAATTGCAGGGACTAAGACTAAAGAGACGTTGGGAATATAG
- a CDS encoding ATP-binding protein: MVRMKVSGNIVDELSEKIPTYLVAINELIKNSFDARANNVKITFDSQKKTLSILDDGYGMNKSDIETLLHISKSNKEYAKLVNGRYIQGSKGLGFLSVFKFGESVTWKTSTNNSNKGCEFRINYSDIIESENIEDIDIPILEKEGVSRGTLIDICMDEENVLLFKEELDKSQTIARLLHSFDVDKFNDNFNIELEIDNEKYCTNKSSNFHSILPERQLFNVKYKSDNSKVVFYHNNVKAMEYDFTFPYDDFKIDLDLIIFSLKSHDKKKINSLFYDNRNELTPLVYINTNLFNNYTLFDTNVMQKVKYASIMNQIIGNINIYSNNQDLDFNSDRTQFVQNKLTTNITKFIEEINIFIQEKASEYKKDLITLDILTKTNLSNSNIDFSKEKLRELIKSNFKFRDDVDISIDGNKIEYSIFGRKICAYISNSTSTNDGQDKDSDTNPSNPTDDDENDDKDDTYLPAIIELVTKHKKISIPTKQINLYGYIKYAKDSKNLDIDNKEISMKVDDKECITGILKSITKPSSITITYSYLDPHTGPTCNNLTLEFYEPKSDVLGSNTEKELITIPTINSYTIDYNSHVSNLINQINSLNLDEYEEMISCSIRAVFEISVDSLMKTEKFNNLFLNIKKLEDRVYKIIEYIGSNNNLKTKISINAKIDFDSLKNILDKDAYKSIIAEAHLGAHKSTTYISKNDIEELAKKAGTFVVFINEMLKS, translated from the coding sequence ATGGTTAGGATGAAAGTAAGTGGAAACATAGTCGATGAACTATCTGAAAAAATACCTACTTATTTAGTTGCAATTAATGAACTCATTAAAAATTCTTTTGATGCTAGAGCAAATAATGTTAAAATAACATTTGATTCTCAAAAAAAGACTTTATCCATATTAGATGATGGGTATGGGATGAATAAGAGCGATATAGAAACTCTATTACATATTTCAAAAAGTAATAAAGAGTACGCGAAATTAGTTAATGGAAGATATATACAAGGTTCTAAAGGTTTAGGATTTCTATCAGTTTTTAAGTTTGGCGAATCTGTTACTTGGAAAACTAGCACCAATAATTCTAATAAAGGCTGTGAATTTAGAATTAATTATAGCGATATCATTGAATCAGAAAATATTGAAGACATTGATATACCGATTTTAGAAAAAGAAGGTGTATCACGAGGAACACTTATAGATATATGTATGGATGAAGAAAATGTTTTACTTTTTAAAGAAGAATTAGATAAATCACAGACGATAGCTAGATTGCTACATAGTTTTGACGTAGATAAGTTTAATGATAATTTTAATATTGAGTTAGAAATAGATAATGAAAAATATTGTACTAACAAATCTTCAAACTTTCATTCTATACTACCCGAAAGACAGCTTTTTAACGTGAAATATAAATCTGATAATTCTAAAGTCGTATTCTACCATAATAACGTCAAAGCTATGGAATATGATTTTACTTTTCCATATGATGATTTTAAAATTGACTTAGATTTGATTATATTCTCTTTAAAATCACATGATAAAAAGAAGATTAACAGTCTTTTTTATGATAATAGAAACGAACTAACTCCTTTAGTTTATATAAATACTAACTTATTCAATAATTATACTTTATTTGATACAAATGTAATGCAAAAAGTTAAATATGCCTCTATTATGAATCAAATAATTGGCAATATCAATATTTATTCAAACAATCAAGATTTAGATTTCAACTCTGATAGAACACAATTTGTCCAAAATAAACTTACGACTAATATTACTAAATTCATCGAAGAAATCAATATATTTATACAAGAAAAGGCATCAGAATATAAAAAAGATTTAATCACTCTTGATATATTAACAAAAACTAACTTATCTAACTCGAATATTGATTTTTCAAAAGAAAAACTAAGAGAATTAATTAAAAGTAATTTTAAATTCCGGGATGATGTAGATATCAGTATAGATGGAAATAAAATTGAATACTCAATTTTTGGAAGAAAGATTTGTGCATATATAAGCAATTCTACTTCTACAAATGATGGACAAGACAAAGATAGCGACACAAACCCTAGCAATCCAACAGACGATGATGAAAATGATGATAAAGATGATACTTACCTACCAGCAATAATTGAATTAGTAACTAAACATAAAAAAATATCAATACCAACTAAACAAATTAATTTATATGGTTATATTAAATATGCAAAAGATAGTAAAAATCTAGATATTGATAATAAGGAAATATCTATGAAAGTTGATGATAAAGAGTGTATAACTGGCATACTAAAGTCAATTACTAAACCATCTAGTATAACAATTACTTATTCTTATCTAGATCCTCATACAGGACCAACTTGTAATAATTTAACACTAGAATTTTATGAACCTAAAAGTGACGTTTTAGGGTCTAATACAGAAAAAGAATTAATAACTATCCCAACTATTAATTCTTATACAATAGATTATAATTCTCATGTCAGTAATTTAATCAATCAAATTAATAGTTTAAATCTAGATGAGTATGAAGAAATGATTTCTTGCTCTATTAGAGCTGTTTTTGAAATAAGTGTAGATTCTCTGATGAAAACTGAAAAATTTAACAACTTGTTTTTAAACATTAAGAAATTAGAAGATAGAGTTTATAAAATTATAGAATATATTGGTAGTAATAACAATCTAAAAACTAAGATATCAATTAATGCTAAAATAGATTTTGATAGTTTAAAAAACATCTTAGATAAAGATGCATATAAGTCAATAATCGCAGAAGCACATTTAGGAGCTCACAAATCAACTACCTATATTTCCAAGAATGATATTGAAGAATTAGCTAAAAAGGCAGGAACATTTGTAGTTTTCATCAATGAAATGTTGAAATCATAA
- a CDS encoding restriction endonuclease, whose amino-acid sequence MNDLYIDNLSNNEFEEYLVNLFENLGYDVERTPVSNNYGADLIISRNNEKTVVKGEIYSNTIEISSVQEIIEAKDYYQANKCLVVTNNYFTSRAIKLAKRNDVELWNRDDLIRKALVSVDLKTNEKTSNPRNEFKNNVLEDYGDELLSKSIHLVINEQTGVEGIDIDINIPSSSNNYEFNNKYKPKNKYKPKRDIWNKVLGTIFSLFLSFISLLICALSIENAFIGSLSTVVGILLSFKVGFSLSDVVSKFNNKYK is encoded by the coding sequence ATGAATGATTTATATATAGATAATTTATCTAATAATGAATTTGAAGAATATTTAGTAAATCTTTTTGAAAACTTAGGATATGACGTTGAACGTACTCCTGTATCAAATAACTATGGTGCAGATTTAATAATTTCAAGGAATAATGAAAAAACTGTAGTCAAAGGTGAAATATATTCAAATACTATTGAAATTTCTTCTGTTCAAGAAATCATTGAAGCTAAAGACTACTACCAAGCCAATAAATGCTTAGTAGTTACCAATAATTATTTTACATCCAGGGCAATTAAATTAGCGAAACGTAATGATGTTGAACTATGGAATAGAGATGATTTAATAAGAAAAGCACTAGTATCTGTTGATTTGAAAACCAATGAAAAAACATCTAATCCAAGGAACGAATTTAAAAATAATGTTCTAGAAGATTATGGGGATGAACTTTTATCTAAATCTATACATTTGGTAATAAATGAACAGACAGGTGTGGAAGGCATTGATATAGATATTAATATTCCTTCATCAAGTAATAATTATGAATTTAACAATAAATATAAGCCAAAAAATAAATATAAACCCAAAAGAGATATTTGGAACAAGGTATTAGGAACTATATTTTCTTTATTCTTATCCTTTATCTCATTACTTATATGTGCTTTAAGCATAGAAAATGCCTTCATAGGTTCATTAAGTACAGTTGTAGGTATTCTATTATCATTTAAGGTAGGATTTTCATTATCTGATGTAGTATCCAAATTTAATAATAAATACAAATAA